A section of the Silene latifolia chloroplast, complete genome genome encodes:
- the atpE gene encoding ATP synthase CF1 epsilon subunit, whose protein sequence is MTLNLCVLTPNRIVWNSEVKEIILSTNSGQIGVLPNHAPIATAVDIGILRIRLNDQWLTMALMGGFARIGNNEITVLVNDAEKGSDIDPQEAQQTLEIAEANLKKAEGKRQIIEANLALRRARTRVESINPIS, encoded by the coding sequence ATGACCTTAAATCTTTGTGTACTGACCCCTAATCGAATTGTTTGGAATTCAGAAGTAAAAGAAATCATTTTATCTACTAATAGTGGTCAAATCGGCGTATTGCCAAACCACGCCCCTATTGCCACAGCTGTAGATATAGGTATTTTGAGAATACGGCTTAACGACCAATGGTTAACAATGGCTCTGATGGGCGGTTTTGCTAGAATAGGCAATAATGAGATCACTGTTTTAGTAAATGATGCTGAGAAGGGTAGTGACATTGATCCACAAGAAGCTCAGCAAACTCTTGAAATAGCAGAAGCTAATTTGAAGAAAGCTGAAGGAAAGAGGCAAATAATTGAAGCAAATCTAGCTCTCAGACGAGCTAGGACACGAGTAGAGTCTATCAATCCAATTTCATAA
- the rbcL gene encoding ribulose-1,5-bisphosphate carboxylase/oxygenase large subunit — MSPQTETKASVGFKAGVKDYKLTYYTPEYETLDTDILAAFRVSPQPGVPPEEAGAAVAAESSTGTWTTVWTDGLTSLDRYKGRCYHIEPVAGEENQYICYVAYPLDLFEEGSVTNMFTSIVGNVFGFKALRALRLEDLRIPIAYVKTFLGPPHGIQVERDKLNKYGRPLLGCTIKPKLGLSAKNYGRAVYECLRGGLDFTKDDENVNSQPFMRWRDRFLFCAEALYKAQAETGEIKGHYLNATAGTCEEMMKRAVFARELGVPIVMHDYLTGGFTANTSLAHYCRDNGLLLHIHRAMHAVIDRQKNHGMHFRVLAKALRLSGGDHIHAGTVVGKLEGEREITLGFVDLLRDDFTEKDRSRGIYFTQSWVSTPGVLPVASGGIHVWHMPALTEIFGDDSVLQFGGGTLGHPWGNAPGAVANRVALEACVQARNEGRDLAREGNTIIREACKWSPELAAACEVWKEIKFEFQAMDTI, encoded by the coding sequence ATGTCACCACAAACAGAGACTAAAGCAAGTGTTGGATTTAAAGCTGGTGTTAAAGATTACAAATTGACTTATTATACTCCTGAGTATGAAACCCTAGATACTGATATCTTGGCAGCATTCCGAGTAAGTCCTCAACCCGGAGTTCCACCCGAAGAAGCAGGGGCCGCAGTAGCCGCCGAATCTTCTACGGGTACATGGACAACTGTATGGACCGACGGACTTACCAGTCTTGATCGTTACAAAGGACGATGCTACCACATCGAGCCTGTTGCTGGAGAAGAAAATCAATATATTTGTTATGTAGCTTACCCCTTAGACCTTTTTGAGGAAGGTTCTGTTACTAACATGTTTACTTCCATTGTGGGTAATGTATTTGGGTTCAAAGCCTTGCGTGCTCTACGTTTGGAGGATTTGCGAATCCCTATTGCTTATGTAAAAACTTTCCTAGGCCCGCCTCACGGTATCCAAGTTGAAAGAGATAAATTGAACAAGTATGGCCGTCCCCTATTGGGATGCACTATTAAACCTAAATTGGGGTTATCTGCTAAAAACTATGGTCGAGCAGTTTATGAATGTCTTCGCGGTGGACTTGATTTTACCAAAGATGATGAAAACGTGAACTCCCAACCATTTATGCGTTGGAGAGACCGCTTCTTATTTTGTGCCGAAGCACTTTATAAAGCACAGGCTGAAACAGGTGAAATCAAAGGGCATTACTTGAATGCCACTGCGGGTACATGTGAAGAAATGATGAAAAGGGCTGTATTTGCCAGAGAATTGGGAGTTCCTATCGTAATGCATGACTACTTAACAGGTGGATTCACTGCAAATACTAGCTTGGCCCATTATTGCCGAGATAATGGTCTACTTCTTCACATCCACCGTGCAATGCACGCTGTTATTGATAGACAGAAAAATCATGGTATGCACTTCCGTGTACTAGCTAAAGCATTACGTCTGTCTGGTGGAGATCATATTCATGCCGGTACCGTAGTAGGTAAGCTTGAAGGGGAAAGAGAAATCACCTTAGGCTTTGTGGATTTACTACGTGATGATTTTACTGAAAAAGACAGAAGTCGCGGTATTTATTTCACTCAATCTTGGGTTTCTACACCAGGTGTTCTGCCCGTTGCTTCGGGAGGTATTCACGTTTGGCATATGCCCGCTCTAACCGAGATCTTTGGAGATGATTCCGTACTACAGTTTGGTGGAGGAACCCTAGGACACCCTTGGGGTAATGCGCCAGGTGCTGTAGCGAATCGAGTAGCCCTAGAAGCATGTGTACAAGCTCGTAATGAAGGACGTGATCTTGCTCGCGAGGGTAATACTATTATTCGCGAGGCTTGCAAATGGAGTCCTGAGCTAGCTGCTGCTTGTGAAGTATGGAAGGAAATTAAATTTGAATTCCAAGCAATGGATACAATCTAA
- the atpB gene encoding ATP synthase CF1 beta subunit, which yields MIINPTASGPGVSTREKKNLGRIAQIIGPVLDVAFPPGKMPNIYNALVVKGRDTASQPINVTCEVQQLLGNNRVRAVAMSATDGLTRGMEVIDTGAPLSVPVGGATLGRIFNVLGEPVDNLGPVGTHTTSPIHRSAPAFTQLDTKLSIFETGIKVVDLLAPYRRGGKIGLFGGAGVGKTVLIMELINNIAKAHGGVSVFGGVGERTREGNDLYMEMKESGVINEQNIAESKVALVYGQMNEPPGARMRVGLTALTMAEYFRDVNEQDVLLFIDNIFRFVQAGSEVSALLGRMPSAVGYQPTLSTEMGSLQERITSTKEGSITSIQAVYVPADDLTDPAPATTFAHLDATTVLSRGLAAKGIYPAVDPLDSTSTMLQPRIVGEEHYEIAQRVKQTLQRYKELQDIIAILGLDELSEDDRLTVARARKIERFLSQPFFVAEVFTGSPGKYVGLAETIRGFQLILSGELDGLPEQAFYLVGNIDEATAKAMNL from the coding sequence ATGATAATCAATCCTACTGCTTCTGGTCCTGGTGTTTCCACACGTGAAAAAAAAAACCTGGGGCGTATCGCTCAAATTATTGGTCCCGTACTGGACGTAGCTTTTCCTCCAGGCAAAATGCCAAATATTTACAACGCTCTGGTAGTTAAGGGTCGCGATACTGCTAGCCAACCAATTAACGTGACTTGTGAGGTACAACAATTATTAGGAAATAATCGAGTTAGAGCTGTAGCTATGAGTGCTACAGATGGTCTAACGCGAGGAATGGAAGTTATTGATACAGGAGCTCCCCTAAGCGTTCCAGTTGGTGGAGCAACTCTTGGACGAATTTTTAACGTGCTTGGGGAGCCCGTTGATAATTTAGGGCCCGTAGGGACTCATACAACATCCCCTATTCATAGATCTGCGCCCGCCTTTACTCAGTTAGATACAAAATTATCTATTTTTGAAACAGGAATTAAAGTGGTAGATCTTTTAGCCCCTTATCGCCGTGGAGGAAAAATAGGACTCTTCGGCGGAGCTGGAGTGGGTAAAACAGTACTCATTATGGAATTGATCAACAATATTGCAAAAGCTCATGGGGGCGTATCCGTATTTGGTGGAGTAGGTGAACGTACTCGTGAAGGAAATGATCTTTACATGGAAATGAAAGAATCTGGAGTTATCAATGAACAAAATATTGCAGAATCAAAAGTGGCTCTAGTCTACGGTCAAATGAATGAACCTCCGGGGGCACGTATGAGGGTTGGTTTGACTGCCCTAACTATGGCGGAATATTTCCGAGATGTTAATGAACAAGACGTACTTCTATTTATCGACAATATTTTTCGTTTCGTTCAAGCAGGATCTGAAGTATCTGCCTTGTTGGGTAGAATGCCTTCCGCTGTAGGCTATCAACCTACTCTTAGTACTGAAATGGGTTCTTTACAGGAAAGAATTACTTCTACAAAGGAAGGGTCCATAACTTCGATTCAAGCAGTTTATGTACCTGCAGACGATTTGACCGATCCCGCTCCTGCTACGACATTTGCACATTTAGACGCTACTACTGTACTATCAAGAGGATTAGCCGCCAAAGGGATCTATCCAGCAGTGGATCCGTTAGATTCAACATCAACCATGCTCCAACCTCGGATCGTTGGCGAAGAGCATTATGAAATTGCGCAAAGAGTTAAGCAAACCTTACAACGTTACAAAGAACTTCAGGACATTATAGCTATCCTTGGGTTGGACGAATTATCTGAAGACGACCGGTTAACCGTAGCAAGAGCGCGAAAAATTGAGCGTTTCTTATCACAACCGTTTTTCGTAGCAGAAGTATTTACAGGATCCCCAGGAAAATATGTTGGTCTAGCAGAAACAATTAGAGGATTTCAATTGATCCTTTCCGGAGAATTGGACGGTCTTCCTGAGCAAGCCTTTTATTTGGTAGGTAACATCGATGAAGCTACCGCGAAAGCTATGAACTTATAA
- the ndhK gene encoding NADH-plastoquinone oxidoreductase subunit K, which produces MNSIEFPLLNQITQNSVISTTSNDFSNWSRLSSLWPLLYGTSCCFIEFASLIGSRFDFDRYGLVPRSSPRQADLILTAGTVTMKMAPSLVRLYEQMPEPKYVIAMGACTITGGMFSTDSYSTVRGVDKLIPVDVYLPGCPPKPEAVIDAITKLRKKISREIYQDRIKSQQKNRCFTINHKFRVGRSIHTGNYDQGLLYKYKSPFTSEILPETFFEYKNSVSSQELVN; this is translated from the coding sequence ATGAATTCTATTGAGTTTCCACTACTTAATCAAATAACCCAAAACTCAGTTATTTCAACTACATCAAATGATTTTTCAAATTGGTCAAGACTCTCTAGTTTATGGCCGCTTCTCTATGGGACCAGCTGTTGTTTCATTGAATTTGCTTCATTAATAGGCTCGCGATTCGACTTTGACCGTTATGGGCTGGTACCAAGATCGAGCCCTAGACAAGCGGACCTAATTTTAACAGCCGGTACAGTAACAATGAAAATGGCGCCTTCTTTAGTGAGATTATATGAGCAAATGCCCGAACCTAAATATGTTATTGCTATGGGAGCGTGTACAATTACCGGGGGGATGTTCAGTACCGATTCCTACAGTACTGTTCGGGGGGTCGATAAACTAATTCCCGTGGATGTCTATTTGCCGGGCTGTCCTCCAAAACCGGAAGCAGTTATAGATGCTATAACAAAGCTTCGTAAGAAAATATCTAGGGAAATTTATCAAGATAGGATTAAGTCTCAACAGAAAAATCGATGTTTTACTATCAACCACAAGTTTCGGGTTGGGCGGAGTATTCATACGGGAAATTATGATCAAGGATTACTTTATAAATATAAATCTCCATTTACTTCAGAGATTCTTCCCGAAACATTTTTCGAATACAAAAATTCAGTATCTTCCCAGGAATTAGTGAATTAA
- the rps4 gene encoding ribosomal protein S4, with protein sequence MSRYRGPRFKKIRRLGALPGLTNKRPRTGSDLRAQSRSGKKSQYRIRLEEKQKLRFHYGITERQLLKYVRIARKAKGSTGQVLLQLLEMRLDNILFRLGMAPTIPGARQLVNHRHILVNGRIVDIPSYRCKPQDTITAKDEQKSRALIQNFIDSSPPEEVPKHLTLDPFPYKGLINQIIDSKWVGLKINELLVVEYYSRQT encoded by the coding sequence ATGTCGCGTTACCGAGGACCTCGTTTCAAAAAAATACGACGTTTAGGGGCTTTGCCTGGACTAACAAATAAAAGGCCTAGAACCGGAAGTGATCTTAGAGCCCAATCACGTTCTGGGAAAAAATCTCAATATCGTATTCGTCTAGAAGAAAAACAAAAATTGCGTTTTCATTATGGTATTACAGAACGACAATTACTTAAATACGTTCGTATCGCAAGAAAAGCCAAAGGGTCAACAGGGCAGGTTTTACTACAATTACTTGAAATGCGTTTGGATAACATCCTTTTTCGATTGGGCATGGCTCCGACTATTCCTGGAGCCCGCCAATTAGTTAATCATCGACATATTTTAGTTAATGGCCGTATAGTCGATATACCGAGTTATCGTTGCAAACCCCAAGATACTATTACGGCAAAGGATGAACAAAAATCCAGAGCTCTAATTCAAAATTTTATTGATTCATCCCCCCCTGAGGAAGTGCCCAAACATTTGACTCTTGACCCATTTCCGTATAAAGGATTAATCAATCAAATAATAGATAGTAAGTGGGTCGGTTTGAAAATAAATGAATTGCTTGTGGTAGAATATTATTCTCGTCAGACTTAG
- the ndhJ gene encoding NADH-plastoquinone oxidoreductase subunit J, with translation MQGRLSAWLAKHGLVHRSLGFDYQGIETLQIKPEDWHSIAVILYVYGYNYLRSQCAYDVAPGGLLSSVYHLTRLEYGADQPEEVCIKVFAPRSHPRIPSVFWVWKSADFQERESYDMLGISYDNHPRLKRILMPESWVGWPLRKDYIVPNFYEIQDAY, from the coding sequence ATGCAGGGTCGTTTGTCTGCTTGGCTAGCCAAACATGGGCTAGTTCATAGATCTTTAGGCTTTGATTACCAAGGAATAGAGACTTTACAAATTAAGCCCGAAGATTGGCATTCCATTGCTGTTATTTTATACGTATATGGTTACAATTATCTACGTTCTCAATGTGCCTATGACGTAGCCCCGGGAGGGCTGTTATCTAGTGTGTATCATCTTACGAGATTAGAGTATGGTGCGGATCAACCGGAAGAGGTATGCATAAAAGTATTTGCTCCAAGGAGTCATCCTAGAATTCCGTCCGTGTTCTGGGTTTGGAAAAGCGCGGATTTTCAAGAAAGGGAATCTTATGATATGTTGGGAATTTCATATGATAACCATCCGCGCCTAAAACGCATTTTAATGCCCGAGAGTTGGGTAGGATGGCCTTTGCGTAAGGATTATATTGTACCCAATTTTTACGAAATACAAGATGCGTATTAA
- the ndhC gene encoding NADH-plastoquinone oxidoreductase subunit 3, producing the protein MFILYEYDIFWAFLIISSVIPILAFLFSGILAPSSKGPEKLSSYESGIEPMGDAWLQFRIRYYMFALVFVVFDVETVFLYPWAMSFDILGVSVFIEALIFVLILIVGLVYAWRKGALEWS; encoded by the coding sequence ATGTTTATACTTTATGAATATGACATTTTCTGGGCATTTTTAATAATATCAAGCGTTATTCCTATTTTAGCATTTCTATTTTCCGGAATTTTAGCGCCTAGTAGCAAAGGTCCAGAGAAACTTTCTAGCTACGAATCGGGTATAGAACCGATGGGGGATGCTTGGTTACAATTTAGAATCCGTTATTATATGTTTGCTCTAGTTTTTGTTGTTTTTGATGTTGAAACGGTTTTTCTTTATCCATGGGCAATGAGTTTCGATATATTGGGCGTATCCGTATTTATAGAAGCTTTAATTTTCGTGCTTATCCTAATTGTTGGTTTAGTTTATGCATGGCGAAAAGGAGCATTGGAATGGTCTTAA
- the accD gene encoding acetyl-CoA carboxylase carboxyltransferase beta subunit: MKKWRFNSMLSKKELKHGCGLSKSTDSLSPIENTRKKKDSSVNDREKKSQSWRNSYPFRYSNVDQLFRVTDIRNLNSDDTFLVIDSKGDSYSIYFDIENNIFEIDNDHAFYTLWDSDFLNSRSKSDDTYNNHYTYDTKYNWNNHINNSIDNYLYSQIRVGSSILSGSDNYIDNSILSYILSEGRNLRTITNTNDRNLTKRENLDVTQKMRDLWVQCDNCYFLNFKKFFTKIHLNICEQCGYHLKMSSSDRIELLIDPGTWNPMDEDMVSVDPLEFHSEEEPYKDRINSYQRQTGLTEAVQTGIGQLYGIPVAIGVMDFEFMGGSMGSVVGEKITRLIEYASNKLLPLIIVCASGGARMQEGSLSLMQMAKIASVLYDYQSNKRLFYVSILTSPTTGGVTASFGMLGDIIIAEPNAYIAFAGKRVIEQTLNKTVPEGSQAAEYLFHKGLFDPIVPRNLLKGVLSELFQLHALFPVKKINKVEN; encoded by the coding sequence ATGAAAAAATGGCGGTTCAATTCGATGTTGTCTAAAAAAGAGTTAAAACACGGGTGTGGCTTAAGTAAATCAACGGACAGTCTGAGTCCTATTGAAAATACCAGGAAAAAAAAAGATTCGAGTGTAAATGATAGAGAGAAAAAGAGTCAGAGTTGGAGAAATAGTTACCCATTTCGTTACAGTAATGTTGATCAGTTATTTCGGGTCACGGACATTCGAAATTTGAACTCTGATGATACTTTTTTAGTTATAGATAGTAAGGGGGACAGTTATTCCATATATTTTGATATTGAAAATAACATTTTTGAGATTGACAATGACCATGCTTTTTATACTCTTTGGGATTCAGATTTTCTGAACTCAAGATCTAAGAGTGACGATACCTATAATAATCATTACACGTATGATACTAAATATAATTGGAATAATCACATTAATAATTCCATTGACAATTATCTTTATTCTCAAATCCGTGTTGGGAGTTCTATTCTAAGCGGTAGTGATAATTACATTGATAATTCTATTTTGAGTTACATTTTAAGTGAAGGTAGAAACCTAAGAACTATCACAAACACAAATGATAGGAATTTAACTAAAAGAGAAAATCTTGATGTAACTCAAAAAATGAGGGATTTGTGGGTTCAATGCGACAATTGTTATTTCTTAAATTTTAAAAAATTTTTCACAAAAATCCACCTTAATATTTGTGAACAATGTGGATATCATTTGAAAATGAGTAGTTCAGATAGAATTGAACTTCTGATTGATCCGGGGACTTGGAATCCTATGGATGAAGATATGGTTTCTGTGGATCCCCTCGAATTTCATTCGGAGGAGGAACCTTATAAGGATCGTATTAATTCTTATCAAAGACAGACAGGTTTAACTGAAGCGGTTCAAACAGGTATAGGTCAACTATACGGTATTCCTGTAGCAATTGGGGTTATGGATTTTGAGTTTATGGGAGGTAGTATGGGATCGGTAGTCGGGGAAAAAATAACCCGGTTGATTGAATATGCTAGTAATAAATTACTACCCCTTATTATAGTATGTGCGTCTGGAGGAGCACGCATGCAAGAAGGAAGCTTGAGCTTAATGCAAATGGCTAAAATAGCATCTGTTTTATATGATTATCAATCAAATAAAAGGTTATTCTATGTATCAATTCTTACATCTCCTACGACAGGTGGGGTAACAGCTAGTTTTGGGATGTTGGGGGATATCATTATTGCCGAACCCAACGCCTACATTGCATTTGCGGGTAAAAGAGTAATTGAACAAACATTGAATAAGACAGTACCTGAGGGTTCACAAGCAGCCGAATATTTATTCCATAAGGGTTTATTTGATCCAATCGTACCACGCAATCTTTTAAAAGGCGTTCTAAGTGAGTTATTTCAGCTGCACGCCCTTTTTCCTGTAAAAAAAATAAATAAAGTCGAGAATTAA